In Cryptomeria japonica chromosome 10, Sugi_1.0, whole genome shotgun sequence, a genomic segment contains:
- the LOC131029274 gene encoding uncharacterized protein LOC131029274 — protein sequence MRSFTTTHIRVWSNATVFHNRFTHTFLKGNTDKVSHSLEARENLQLEDVNLVENSNNEFKKASKGGTMRQTQRFSTAAVMSVKPPDPPGPNTGVRRFRYTRGA from the exons ATGCGAAGCTTCACTACCACCCATATAAGGGTTTGGAGTAATGCTACTGTTTTCCACAACAGATTTACACATACATTTCTGAAGGGAAACACTGATAAAGTTAGTCACAGCTTAGAAGCAAGGGAAAACCTGCAACTGG AAGATGTCAATCTGGTGGAAAACTCTAATAATGAGTTTAAGAAGGCATCAAAAGGTGGTACCATGAGACAAACCCAAAGGTTTTCAACT GCTGCTGTTATGAGTGTGAAACCTCCAGACCCTCCAGGCCCAAATACAGGTGTAAGAAGATTTCGGTATACCAGAGGAGCATAA